In Plasmodium vivax chromosome 10, whole genome shotgun sequence, the sequence CATCAGGAACCCACCCAATAGAGTTCGCGTAAAAATAGAAAGAAAGAGAAACGAAGATGAGGATTCCAAGGAGAAAATGTACACCATCGTTCAGCACGTCATGGTTGACACCTACAAGGGATTACTTAACGAATGCGAAGTGAACGAGTGAATGGGGTAAACTGGGTGAAGGTGAATTAAACCAAGAGTCAGGCATAACAGAATTTGAAAATGAGCGACTCAACATGTGTGTTACGTGTGGCGCCAACGTTTGTGTGGGCGCGGGAATTCGTTCCCGTTTGGGCTCGCCGCGGCGTATCGCTCCATCGCCTCAGCACTTCACCACTTCGTCATTTCAtcacttcttcacttcaTCGATGCATAACTTCACAACGTTGCCATTttactttaaattttttaatttttttttattaacgcGTAAAAGGAATTAAAGTTACAGTTGGCCTCCTCTTTAGCACATTTCGTAGCCacgattttaatttaaaaatatgaggaaaatattttcgaaTGGTTAGCCTGAACAGGTAGCCAAAATGGTTTTCcccaagggaaaaaaaaagggcgaaaaaaaaaaagctcgCTGGCTAGCACCAATTAGTGTAACATTTTGGCATTTTCGGGTGGTCTATAacgtagttttttttccgtttgcATCATTACAATAGCAGTAATTGTGAACGGAGTGAGCGCAATTTTTACTCTCCCAATTTGTGTTCCCCAATAGATAAATAAGCGCATAAACGGAACTGTTTATTTCGCTTTGTGacaactgttttttttttttttttttttgtatgaacAGCTTGttcagaataaaaaaaaaaaaatgtgcacacaaaaaggtAGAAGAGAAAattgaggtttttttttttttttacaacacaAATGATGCTTGTAATTGGCTcctgttcttttttttttttcttttctgcaaaatatatgtaacggcgttttttttttcgaaacttatttttttcccattattGTGTAATtttggaaaggaaaaaatattgacCCACTACAAACGCATTACATGCAGATATGTGTCGTATGTAGAACAGGTGCCACGAATTTGCGCACGAGTAAGAAACAGGTAGCAGAACGGAGAAACGGCAAGCGTGGGAGGATGCACACTATGCTGCTTTCGAATTTTaagaaactttttttttaaaatgcccAAAAAAGGATGCAATTCTTCCAGCTCGTTCACATTATTTATCTTAAATtttagataaaataaaaagaagtagCATGCGCGAGTTGCATGTACCTACTTTGCACACACCTTATACgatgaggtaaaaaaaaaaaaatagatacgaaaaaggaaaaactacACATGTAGAAGTCGACAATTTGAACCTACAACGATGAATAAAGCTAGCGAACTAAGTAACTACTTCAGGATTAATAGCGAATTggtgaacaaaattgaaaatgataTCGAAAAGTTTTATGTGTGGACCTACAAAAGTCCAAATGTGGACCGTTACCCCGATCTTGTTTTCTTCAAATGCTTAGTGCTTAGCGTCGATGGAGACAATTACAGAGTGAAGGAAATCTGCCCAGAGACGAACAGCGAGTATGTAGTGAAAAAGGAGCACTTGTTTAACTGTAACAATATGGTGAATGTAAATAGTCACAGGCTAAACGATATGCTGCACCAAAATTCGGCCGAGGTTTTAAACACCCTGGCCATGAGGTatgaaaagaattttatCTACACCATAGCAGAGCCAATGTTAATTTCGATCAACCCATACCAAATTATTGACGTCAATATGGAAGATTACAAAACGAGGAATTCGGACGAACTCCCTCCGCATGTCTACACGTATGCGAAGGATGCAATGCTCgattttataaatactaAGAATTGTCAGTCTATTATTATAAGCGGCGAAAGTGGGTCTGGTAAAACGGAGGCCTCCAAGCTGGTTATTAAGTTTTACCTCTCTGGGGTCAAGCAGGACAACAGCATTTCGAAAACGTTGTGGGACTCCAACTTTATACTAGAGGTGCTGGCTCGGCTGCGAGTGGGCGCTCgtgcgtatgtacatatgtttgtctgtgtgtgtgctcTTTTACCCGCGAGCTGACCAAATGGGAGTTTTACAACCCGGTGCCGTCATCAGcattgtgtgttttttctcctccatgGGGGCTCCATTTTGTCGCAAGTGCGGACAATAGTGTTGTCCCACTGAGCAGCTACACCGACGTGATAACTTCCGTCGCGGTTTCGGCTACGACCTTACGAACATGCACATGTTAAGCGCAAcgcgtcctttttttccccctcccctccaTTTACTGCCCACATGTAGGCCTTCGGAAACGCCAAAACTATAAAGAATAACAATTCCAGCAGGTACGGAAAGTACATTAAAATTCAGTTGGACGAAAACCAGAACATTGTCTCCTCCTGCATTGAAATTTTTCTCTTGGAAAAGATAAGAGTTGTTTCACAGGTAGgtctttttttgggggggagaaagtCCACATAGGGGTTAAACAGAGGGATGGCATGGCGAAAGGCATTTCCGAAGCTGCGCCACCTGTTTGATATCCATTTGGTGATCCCCTTCCTTTGTACACTTGCTTACCTGATTGTATATTTTCCACCTTCTCAACTTGTTCAGGAGCAAGAGGAAAGATGCTACCACATTTTTTACGAAATCCTCCAAGGGATGAGCAGCGAGATGAAGAGAAAGTACAACATTAAGTCGGAGACGGAGTACAAGTACATTTCCAACAAGTCCGTTACCATACCGGGTGGGTGCAAAGAGGGTAGAAAAAGAGGGCAGCAAAAGAGGGCAGCATAATAAACGAAAATGTTTGGTCAGAATGGTGGTGACCAACGGCGAGCTTAGTAGTTTGTCCGTAGTGTTGCTACCCCgtttgccgctttccccatttaccgcctcccccatttgccgcctaccccccctccgcagaaATTGACGACGCCAAAGATTTTGAGAATTTGATGACTTCCATGGACAAAATGAATATGTCCAGCTTGAAGGACGACCTGTTCCTGACCCTATCAGGTAGAAATGTGCAACTGTGTGGCGTCTCCACCCGCATCGATTTGATGGACATGTccatgtgtgcaaaatgtagATCTGCAATGTAATCacctttttgtgtttccttctgttttattttattatttgttttttttttttccgcgctGCTCAGGAATAATGCTACTGGGCAATATCGAATTTAACGAAATTGAGAAGGGCGGGAAAACAAATTGCAGCGAGCTGAGtgaggaaaatttaaaagttgTTCAGGAGACGAGTGACTTGTTGGGCATCGACTACGTCAGCTTGAGCAACAGCCTAACATTCACAGAAAAGAATATAGCAAAGCAGAGGATAGAAATTCCACTATCTGTTGAAGAGTCCCTCTCCATTTGCCGATCCATTTCGAAggatatatataacaaaatatttgaGCACATTACGAAGAAGATAAATGAGTTTTTAAACAACAACAAGGAGTTGGATAGATATATAGGCATCCTTGACATTTTCGggtttgaaatttttttgaaaaattcttTGGAGCAGCTACTCATCAACATAGCCAATGAGGAGATTCACAACATATACCTCTACGTGGTGTACGAGAAGGAGTCCAACCTTTACAAGAGCGAGGGCATCATCGCTGAGTCGGTGAAGTACACGACGAACGAGAGTATCATCGATTTGCTTCGAGGGAAGACCAGCGtgatttccattttggaggaCTCTTGCCTGGCCCCGGGGAAGAAGGACGAGGTGGGCCCCGCGCAAGTGTGCGAATGGGCATGTGTGAAATTGGGGGGCACGCTTGCATTTTACCCTGCATCGTCATGTTAAGCAATTTCGCTTCTTCGTCACGTTTGCCGTGTTTGCTGAGTTTTCCGCTTTTATCCCGCTCACCTTttcgccgcctccccccagtCCATCGTGGGCGTGTACACGAACAAGTTCGCCAAGCACCCGCAGTACGCCACGTGCAAAAGGGACATGAACGGCAGCTTCGTCATCAAGCACACCGTTAGCGACGTCACCTACAGCATCTCAAACTTCATTTCGAAGAATAAGGACATTTTGTCGCCCAACATCCTGCGGATGCTGCAGGTGGGCCGTTTCGCCGCGCGGACAATTGGACCATCCCGATCGGCGCACCGATTAGTGCACCATATATGAGCAAAGCGCAAGTTCCGTGTTGAACAGTggccccattttgttggcAATCCAATGCGATGTTACTCCCTCATAACGGTGCGCGTTTATCTCCCACTATCACCCCCTTTGCAGGTCTCCAAGAACGACCTAGTCAGAAGCATGTACGAAGACGTAGAAGTGACGGAATccttgggaaaaaaaaacttaattacatttaaatatttgGAAAACCTCCAAAAAATCAGCTCCTACTTGAAaaacacaaatatatatttcataaaatgcATTAAGCCAAACGAAAATAagcagaaaaataatttcaatcAGAGGAAAGTTTTCCCTCAGCTGTTTTCCTTGTCCATTGTGGAAActctaaatataaaatatttctttcaGTACAAATAcaccttttcttccttccttaGTTACTACCAATATTTGGACCTGCCCACCTCGAATGACAGTAGCTTGGACGACAAGGGCAAGGTCTCCAAGATGCTTCAGCGGAACTTCGGCGACGATTCGTATAAGGTGAGGCGGAAGGGGAAATACTGGAGTGGAATTGAACCCTCtgcgaaaaggcaaacatTGATGTTTGCAGAAGGGGgtttgtgtgtgtgggggtcGACAGAAATTTTCCTGACTGCATCGCTTTTACCATTTCGCCTCATCGTATCTTTCTCACAATTTCGACCTCATCGCATCTTTCTCACCATTTCCACCTGACCGCACAGATCGGCAACACCATGGTCTTCTTAAAAAAGGACGCCATCCACACCATTCGAGAAATAATTAGCAACAACCTGAAGAGCTACAAAAACCTGTGCAGCATTACCAGCGCATTGATTacaaaaattaagaagagGACCACCGTGGGCGAAAACATAAATCATTTGCAGCTCGCTCAGGCCTACTTCAGGAAGCACAAGTACATTGCGCAGCTGAAGTAGGGGGCTTACCCACCCGTTCGCCCTGCACTCTCTTTGGCGATGTGCGGCTGGCGATGCGGAGATGGTGGGTGTGCCGAGCTGGGTAGGCTTTTTACACCACACcggtttgtaattttttctccgtGCGTTTCCCCCTGAGGAATGCTTAACGAGGGCCCATTTGCTTAGGcaagtttttaattttttgagccccgaaatttttttccacattttttttagcctTGTCAGCGCGTGGACGGCGGCACACGGCAGGCGGCACGCCGGGTTGAACCTTTTGCGGGAGATGACAAGTCGAGTGGCCCTTTCTACGCAACATACATTTGATGGCTTCATTTcaagttttctttttttttttgttacatttCAAATTAACTGAGCATGGGGGGTTGGTGCACACAT encodes:
- a CDS encoding myosin C, putative (encoded by transcript PVX_097755A), whose product is MNKASELSNYFRINSELVNKIENDIEKFYVWTYKSPNVDRYPDLVFFKCLVLSVDGDNYRVKEICPETNSEYVVKKEHLFNCNNMVNVNSHRLNDMLHQNSAEVLNTLAMRYEKNFIYTIAEPMLISINPYQIIDVNMEDYKTRNSDELPPHVYTYAKDAMLDFINTKNCQSIIISGESGSGKTEASKLVIKFYLSGVKQDNSISKTLWDSNFILEAFGNAKTIKNNNSSRYGKYIKIQLDENQNIVSSCIEIFLLEKIRVVSQEQEERCYHIFYEILQGMSSEMKRKYNIKSETEYKYISNKSVTIPEIDDAKDFENLMTSMDKMNMSSLKDDLFLTLSGIMLLGNIEFNEIEKGGKTNCSELSEENLKVVQETSDLLGIDYVSLSNSLTFTEKNIAKQRIEIPLSVEESLSICRSISKDIYNKIFEHITKKINEFLNNNKELDRYIGILDIFGFEIFLKNSLEQLLINIANEEIHNIYLYVVYEKESNLYKSEGIIAESVKYTTNESIIDLLRGKTSVISILEDSCLAPGKKDESIVGVYTNKFAKHPQYATCKRDMNGSFVIKHTVSDVTYSISNFISKNKDILSPNILRMLQVSKNDLVRSMYEDVEVTESLGKKNLITFKYLENLQKISSYLKNTNIYFIKCIKPNENKQKNNFNQRKVFPQLFSLSIVETLNIKYFFQYKYTFSSFLSYYQYLDLPTSNDSSLDDKGKVSKMLQRNFGDDSYKIGNTMVFLKKDAIHTIREIISNNLKSYKNLCSITSALITKIKKRTTVGENINHLQLAQAYFRKHKYIAQLK